Below is a window of Thermodesulfitimonas autotrophica DNA.
GCAAAAGGGCCGGACCGAGGTTTACCGCGGGCATGAATACAGTATCAACCTCTTGCCGAAAGTAAAGATTGAGATCGTCCTGCGCGACCAGGAGGTTGAGAAGGTGATCGAAGTAATCGCCGCAGCCGCCCGCACGGGACAGGCCGGCGACGGCAAGATCTTCGTTTGCCCGGCAGAAAACGCCGTGCGCGTGCGGACCGGCGAGCAGGGCGACGCGGCAGTTTAAACCAATTAGAGCGACGACCGCTCGAGACGGGCGAAGCGGCCCCCCCTGTCAGTACGACGGCGGGGGCCGCTTCTTTTGAGACCGGGACTAAAGCGAAACGGTATTCTAACCCGTTGATTGGAAAACAATGTGGTCTATCGTTTACGATAACGAACAGCGCGCTAGGTTTTGACCTGCATTTTTAAAGAAAGGGTGATGCTGATGCTCGTCCCGTTGTACCAGGAACACCCGTGTTTCACTCCCGCTACCGCCCGCTGGTTCCGGTGCGCGCTGGTACCCGTAGCGGACCGGTGCAACATCAGCTGCACGTACTGCTCGCGGCGCCGGGATTGCCTTAACGGCTGCCGGGACGAAGCCACGCTAAGCAAGCTCCTGACGCCCCGGGAGGCCCTGCGCCGCGTGCAGCGTCTGGCGGCGGACCCCAGGGTACAGGTGGTCTGCGTAGCGGGCCCGGCCGAACCCCTCGCTGCAGATAATACCTTTGCTGCTTTACATCAGATCAACGCAGCCTTCCCGCACCTTCTCAAGTGTGTGGCGACCAACGGGCTCCTGCTGCCGGAAAAGGCAGCGGCACTGGCCCAGGCGGGGGTAAGCCACGTGGCGGTTACGGTCAACGCAGTGGACGAGCGGGTGGCGGCACGGCTCTATCGCTGGGTGAGTCTGGACGGGAAGGTGTATCAGGGCCGGGAAGGGGCGCGGCTGCTCATCGCCCGACAGTTAGAAGGCATTAGGGAAGCTTGCCGGGCCGGCCTGCGGGTAAAGGTGAACACCCTGTTTTTCCCGGGGATAAACACCGCCGACCTCCGGAAGATCGGGGCGGCGGTCCGCGCGGCGGGGGCAGTCCGGTGGAAGATCGTTCAGGTGGAAAGGGCCGTTTTTTCCGCCTGGGAATAAGCGTCAAGGCAAGCTTACAGCGGGAACTGCTTAATTTTGAAGCAACGCACCTGCCATTTACGGAGGGATTAATAATGTTCCAGACGCTGGGCTTAATTTCTTTAGGAATCCTGGTAGGCCTTTTCAGTGGCTTCTTCGGCATCGGTGGGGGCATCGTGATGATCCCCGCGCTGATGTACCTTATGCACATGGACCCGCGCGTGGTAGTAGGAACCTCGCTGGCCGTAATAATGCCGACGGCGCTTTTCGGCACCATTACCCACAGCGCTCACGGCAACGTTGACCTGCGGGTGGCCTTTCTGTTAGCGACGGGGGCAGCCCTCGGATCAGTTTTGGGAGCCAGCCTGGTAACATGGGTGCCGGAAAAGTTACTGCAGCGCCTTTTGGGAGCGGTCTTCTTGCTAGTAGCCGCGAGGCTGCTCGGCGGGAGGTAGCGCCGCCGCCATCGCCCGCCGCTGCGGTAGCTCCTTGGCCCGGCGGATCGCCGGCAGCGAGAACTGTTGTATACAGTATTTCCTTTTAGAGGGTATTGACACCACCTTGTCCTTTATATTAACCTGGTATTGGTTGAAAGAGCTTTACGGTGTGGTAAAGCAGGGTGACGGCGCCCGAACGGTTTGGCGGGTGCCGTTATGTTTTTTGAGGATAAGTTGTTTCTCAAGATGATTTAAACTAAGGGTGAAATTCGTGTCGTTTAAAAAGGTTACGCGAAGCGGCGCACCAGAGCGAACTCGTTTCGTACCTGTTTTTTTCGGTTGGAAACAGGAGCCGGGTTAAAACGACGGTGGCAGGTAGAAACGATAACTTGGGTCCAGTGGAGGACCAAAGGGCAGTGAGGCCCATACCGGACTGAAAAGCGGTATGGGCCTTTTGTTTACGCCGGGCGGCGTTTGGGAAAAGAACAAGGGCATAGTGGCCCGTTAGCCGACGAAGGGCGCGAGGGCAAGGAAGCCCCGCGAACCAAGGGTTTACGGGCCACTACTTTTGCCGGGCTTTAAAGGGGGTGATAACGGCGAAAACGGGACGTGAACGGTGGTACGTAGCCTAAGAGCAGCGGTTTGCAAAACTTCTCAGCGGGGGGAAAACAGATGACACGGAAAATCGCGATTTACGGCAAAGGCGGCATCGGTAAGTCCACCACCCAGCAGAACACGGCAGCGGCACTGGCCTACTTCTTCGGCAAAAAGGTACTTATCCACGGGTGCGATCCCAAAGCCGACTGCACCCGCCTGATCCTCGGCGGCAAGCCGCAGGAGACGGTAATGGATACCCTTCGGGAACTTGGCGAAGATGCGGTAACCATCGACCGGGTGGTGAAGACCGGGTTCTGCGGCATCAAGTGCGTCGAGTCCGGAGGGCCCGAGCCTGGTGTCGGTTGCGCCGGCCGGGGCGTGATCACGGCCATCAATCTGATGGAAGAGCTGGGCGCCTACACGCCGGATCTCGACTTTATCTTCTTCGACGTGCTCGGGGACGTGGTTTGCGGCGGCTTCGCCATGCCGGTACGTGAAGGCAAGGCTGGAGAAATCTACATCGTGGCCTCTGGGGAGATGATGGCCCTCTACGCCGCCAACAACATCTGCCGGGGCATGGTAAAGTACGCCGAGCAGAGCGGCGTCCGGCTGGGCGGCATCATCTGCAACAGCCGTAACGTGGACGGTGAAAGGGAACTGCTGGAGGAATTTTGCCAGCGGATCGGGACCCAGATGATCCACTTCATCCCGCGGGATAACATCGTGCAGAAGGCGGAGTTTAACCGCCAGACGGTCACCCAATTTGACCCGGATTGCAAGCAGGCCCGGGAGTACAAAGAGCTAGCCCGCAAGATCATCGAAAACGATATGTTCGTCATCCCGGAGCCGATGACGATGGACGAAATGGAAGCCCTCGTCGTGAAGTACGGACTTTTGGATTAGGAGGCCTAGAACTATGAAAATGATCCGCGCCATCGTGCGGCCGGAAAAGGCCGAGGATGTAGTTGACGCTCTGGCTACGGCCGGGTATGTCGCCCTGACTAAGATGGATGTGGTCGGCCGCGGCAAGCAAAAAGGGATTCAGGTCGGCAGTATCTACTATGACGAGTTACCCAAGGTGATGCTCATGCTGGTGACGGAAGACGAAAGTGTGGCGGAAATCGTAGAGATCATCAACCGCGCAGCGTATACGGGCAACTTCGGCGACGGGAAGATCTTCGTGAGCCCCGTGGAAGAAGCCTACACGATCAGAACGGGAAGCAAGGGATTATAAGGGGGTGGCGTCCCGGTGAAGGAAATCGTGGCCATCATCCGGCCGAACAAGATGACCAGGACGAAAGAGGTACTCGCCGCACTCGGGTTCCCCGCCCTAACGGCCTGGAAGGTCCTGGGGCGGGGAAAGCAGAAGGGGCTGGCGGGAGAGGTTTCGTTCCCGCTGCGGCCGGACTTAGTGCAGGAAGAGGGGGGCATGCGCTACGTGCCTAAGCGCCTTATATCCCTGGTGGTGGAAGACGAGGACGTGCCGCTCGTGGTCGGGGCAATTATGAAGGTCAACCGCACCGGCGCCATCGGCGACGGCCGGGTTTTCGTCTGCCCGTTAGAAGACGCGGTGCGGATCCGCACCCAAGAGCGGGGCACGGTAGCAATTTTATAAAAGGGGGGAAAGGAAAATGCCCTTCGTGAACCTGAAGTGCAATGAGCTGCTTCCCGAACGGGAAAAGCACATCTATATTCACGACCCGCAAAACCCGGTGATCCCGGCGTGCAACATCAGGACCATCCCGGGAGATATGACCGAACGGGGCTGCGCCTTCGCCGGCGCCCGCGGGGTGATCGGCGGCCCGATCGCCGACGTCATCGCAATGGTCCACGCCCCGGTAGGGTGTGCCTGGTATACCTGGGCGACGCGGCGACACCTTTCCGACCTTTATCCTTGGGCTACGCCGACAAAGCTCGCTAACACCGCCTTTAACCGGCGCTACTGCGTGGTGACCGACATGCAGGAAAAGGACGTGGTCTTCGGCGGCGTGAAGAAGCTCAAGCAGGCCTGCCTGGAAGCCTTTCGCCTCTTCCCGGAAGCGCGGGGGATGATCATCTTCACCACCTGCACCACCGGCCTCATCGGGGACGACGTGCAGGCGGTGGCCCGCCAGGTGGAAAAAGAGGTCGGCAAGCCGGTCTTCACAGCGGAATCGCCCGGTTGCTCGGGCGTGAGCCAGTCCAAGGGCCACCACGATTTCAACATGCAATTCTACCGCCAGGTGAAGGCCCTGCGGGAGCGGCGGCCGGAACTCAAGATGCGGGAAGAGGAGAAAACGCCCTACGACATCTGCCTGATCGGGGACTACAACATGGACTGGGACCTTAAAGTGATAAAGCCGCTTTTCGAGAAGATCGGCGTCCGGGTAGTGGCCGTCTTTTCGGGGAACGAGCGCATTGAAAACCTGATCAAGATGATCGATGTAAAGCTGAACGTGGTGCACTGCCAGCGCTCTGCCGAGTACATCGCCCAGATGATCAAGGACGGCTTCGACATCCCCTTCATCCGCGTTTCGCTTTTCGGGATCCAGCAGACGGCGGAGGCGCTCAGGAAGACGGCAGCCTTCTTCGGGCTGGAGGAGCGGGCGGAAAAGGTGATTGCCGAAGAAGTGGCGCGGGTAGAGTCGGCCCTGGCCTTCTACCGCGAAAAACTGATCGGCAAGCGGATCGCCGTCTATGTGGGCGGCCCCCGGGTGTGGCACTGGATCCGGCTGATGGAGGAGCTCGGCATGGAGGTGATTGCCGGGGCCTGCACCTTCGCCCACGAAGACGACTACGAGAAGATCAACGCCCGGCACAAGGGAGGCATCCTGGTTATCGATGCTCCCAACGAGTTCGAACTCGAGGAGATGCTGGTTACTTTAAAACCCGACCTCTTCCTTACAGGGCTCAAAGAGAAGTACCTGGGGCGCAAGATGGGCATCCCCACGGTAAATTCGCACTCTTACGAGAAGGGGCCTTATGCTGGGTTTGCCGGCATGGTGAATTTCGCGCGCGACATTTACCAGGGCATCTACGCGCCAGTCTGGCGGTTTCAGAACGGCATCGAAGAACGGGAGACAGAGGAGCGTGAAGCGGCATGCGGCTAAAGGAAATTCCCATTGAAGGCGTCCCTTATGACCAGCTACGCATCGAGAAGGTCCCGGCGGCACCGGCTTACCAGCCCCGCGATCCGGAGCTGGTGCCGGCAGCCAACCGGGCGCTGGTGGTAAACCCCGACCGGATATGCATGCCGATCGGGGCGATGTGGGCGGTCTTAGGGGTGCACCGGGCGATCCCGTTTGTTCAGGGGGCGCAGGGTTGCACCACCTACGCCCGTTACACCTTCTGCCGCATTTTCAAGGAACCGGCAACCATTGCGACGGCTTCGTTTCACGAAGATGCAGCGGTCTTCGGCGGGCGCCGGAATCTGGTGGAAGGCCTCCGCAACCTCGTGGTGCGCTACTGGCCCGAGGTGATCGGGGTGGTGACCACCTGCTCCAGCGAAATTATGGGCGACGACATCGGCAGCTTTCTTAAGGAGGCGCGCGCCCGACTGCGCGCCGAGATCGGCCCAGAAAAGGCGGAACAGATCGCCCTCGTGCAGATCAACACCCCGAGCTTTGCCGGTTCCCACGTTGAGGGGTACGACCGGGCGGCGAAGGCCTTCCTGCAGACCCTGGCGACAAAGCGGGACACGCCGCACGACCGGGTAAACATCATCCCAGGCCTCCTTTACCCCGGTGACATCCGGGAAATCAAGCACATCTTGCGGGAAATGGGGATCGAGGCCACCATCTTGTTCGACATTTCGGATACCTTAGACGCGCCCCTTGAGCCACCACAGCGCATCCCCTACTACCCGCCCGGAGGCACGCGGCTGGCCGAAATCAAGGAGATGGGCAATGCCTGCGCCACCATTGCCCTGCAGGCCGACGCCGGCGGTAGCGGCGCCGTATATTTAGGGCGGAAATTCGGGATTCCGGCGGTCGCGGGACCGA
It encodes the following:
- a CDS encoding P-II family nitrogen regulator; the encoded protein is MKKIEAIVRPERLEAVKEALGKFGIHGMTVSQVMGCGTQKGRTEVYRGHEYSINLLPKVKIEIVLRDQEVEKVIEVIAAAARTGQAGDGKIFVCPAENAVRVRTGEQGDAAV
- a CDS encoding radical SAM protein produces the protein MLVPLYQEHPCFTPATARWFRCALVPVADRCNISCTYCSRRRDCLNGCRDEATLSKLLTPREALRRVQRLAADPRVQVVCVAGPAEPLAADNTFAALHQINAAFPHLLKCVATNGLLLPEKAAALAQAGVSHVAVTVNAVDERVAARLYRWVSLDGKVYQGREGARLLIARQLEGIREACRAGLRVKVNTLFFPGINTADLRKIGAAVRAAGAVRWKIVQVERAVFSAWE
- a CDS encoding sulfite exporter TauE/SafE family protein; the encoded protein is MFQTLGLISLGILVGLFSGFFGIGGGIVMIPALMYLMHMDPRVVVGTSLAVIMPTALFGTITHSAHGNVDLRVAFLLATGAALGSVLGASLVTWVPEKLLQRLLGAVFLLVAARLLGGR
- the nifH gene encoding nitrogenase iron protein; the encoded protein is MTRKIAIYGKGGIGKSTTQQNTAAALAYFFGKKVLIHGCDPKADCTRLILGGKPQETVMDTLRELGEDAVTIDRVVKTGFCGIKCVESGGPEPGVGCAGRGVITAINLMEELGAYTPDLDFIFFDVLGDVVCGGFAMPVREGKAGEIYIVASGEMMALYAANNICRGMVKYAEQSGVRLGGIICNSRNVDGERELLEEFCQRIGTQMIHFIPRDNIVQKAEFNRQTVTQFDPDCKQAREYKELARKIIENDMFVIPEPMTMDEMEALVVKYGLLD
- a CDS encoding P-II family nitrogen regulator, which encodes MKMIRAIVRPEKAEDVVDALATAGYVALTKMDVVGRGKQKGIQVGSIYYDELPKVMLMLVTEDESVAEIVEIINRAAYTGNFGDGKIFVSPVEEAYTIRTGSKGL
- a CDS encoding P-II family nitrogen regulator — translated: MKEIVAIIRPNKMTRTKEVLAALGFPALTAWKVLGRGKQKGLAGEVSFPLRPDLVQEEGGMRYVPKRLISLVVEDEDVPLVVGAIMKVNRTGAIGDGRVFVCPLEDAVRIRTQERGTVAIL
- a CDS encoding nitrogenase component I subunit alpha, producing the protein MPFVNLKCNELLPEREKHIYIHDPQNPVIPACNIRTIPGDMTERGCAFAGARGVIGGPIADVIAMVHAPVGCAWYTWATRRHLSDLYPWATPTKLANTAFNRRYCVVTDMQEKDVVFGGVKKLKQACLEAFRLFPEARGMIIFTTCTTGLIGDDVQAVARQVEKEVGKPVFTAESPGCSGVSQSKGHHDFNMQFYRQVKALRERRPELKMREEEKTPYDICLIGDYNMDWDLKVIKPLFEKIGVRVVAVFSGNERIENLIKMIDVKLNVVHCQRSAEYIAQMIKDGFDIPFIRVSLFGIQQTAEALRKTAAFFGLEERAEKVIAEEVARVESALAFYREKLIGKRIAVYVGGPRVWHWIRLMEELGMEVIAGACTFAHEDDYEKINARHKGGILVIDAPNEFELEEMLVTLKPDLFLTGLKEKYLGRKMGIPTVNSHSYEKGPYAGFAGMVNFARDIYQGIYAPVWRFQNGIEERETEEREAACG
- a CDS encoding nitrogenase component 1; its protein translation is MRLKEIPIEGVPYDQLRIEKVPAAPAYQPRDPELVPAANRALVVNPDRICMPIGAMWAVLGVHRAIPFVQGAQGCTTYARYTFCRIFKEPATIATASFHEDAAVFGGRRNLVEGLRNLVVRYWPEVIGVVTTCSSEIMGDDIGSFLKEARARLRAEIGPEKAEQIALVQINTPSFAGSHVEGYDRAAKAFLQTLATKRDTPHDRVNIIPGLLYPGDIREIKHILREMGIEATILFDISDTLDAPLEPPQRIPYYPPGGTRLAEIKEMGNACATIALQADAGGSGAVYLGRKFGIPAVAGPTPVGVAATDALLQHLSRFTGRAIPATLRAERGRLVDAMADTFHHTMMKRVAIFGDPDIVAGVTRFVCELGMTPVAVAAGTFSKRFGQEVEAAFAAYRDLFLDTPKVFNGSDLFEFEEYLKTLPRLDLIIGNSKGVDIARELEVPLVRVGFPIYDRFGYQKRPIVGYRGAELLLYEIVNALLDYRYPDDRTQQL